A stretch of Anoplolepis gracilipes chromosome 12, ASM4749672v1, whole genome shotgun sequence DNA encodes these proteins:
- the Cisd2 gene encoding CDGSH iron-sulfur domain-containing protein 2 homolog, with translation MESISHLIKVSVPNYLAGLPIPDSISGWFHLGIRDWFALLPPTALLTGLGFMSYRAFCPHGRPAPCGRINVKIKKDIAKVVDTIDIEDISEKAAFCRCWKTDNWPYCDGSHGGHNNEHKDNVGPLVITNKKS, from the exons ATGGAGTCGATCTCGCATCTTATCAAAGTGTCTGTTCCAAATTATTTGGCCGGCTTACCGATTCCGGATTCGATAAGCGGATGGTTTCATTTAGGAA taCGTGACTGGTTCGCCCTTCTGCCACCCACAGCCCTTCTTACAGGATTGGGATTTATGTCTTATAGAGCGTTTTGCCCTCATGGTAGACCTGCG CCATGTGGACGcattaatgtcaaaataaaaaaggacaTTGCTAAAGTAGTGGATACTATTGATATTGAAGATATCTCTGAAAAAGCTGCATTTTGTCGCTGCTGGAAAACTGACaat tgGCCGTATTGTGATGGTAGCCATGGAGGTCACAACAATGAGCATAAGGACAATGTGGGTCCACTTGTTATCACAAATAAGAAATcttaa